A stretch of the Candidatus Palauibacter polyketidifaciens genome encodes the following:
- a CDS encoding tyrosine-type recombinase/integrase produces the protein MKRPRTLTAAFVRTINRPGVYGDGRGGRGLSLRVHRTKAGRISKTWRQRLRIEGRLTSVGLGPYPEITLAEARRKALDNSRAVRHGGDPRGHGVPTFAEAVERTIELHRDGWKAGGTVAEEWAATFRVHAVPLLDKPVDRITSADVLACLAPIWASKPAAARRAKRRFSAVFRWCVGKNLRPDDPVDRAVAALPRANGYAPTHYRALPHREVAAALRVIRGVKYIHPSAMPCVEMIALTAVRAGEARGARWDEIDLEAGVWTIPASRMKAGREFSVPLSTGALGVLERALALAPDSSLVFPSRTGAVLPRNAPGRVLRRAGVAATVHGFRSSARSWMAETGVPAEVAEACLAHVPRSLVVRAYQRSDLLERRAEVMQAWSEYVTHQQGAARSRFDPETGLGGRFGGISGNLRAAGSRQIDDLGSPKGRGRAENGGATEAAAVAEE, from the coding sequence ATGAAACGACCCAGGACGCTCACCGCCGCCTTCGTCCGCACGATCAACCGTCCGGGCGTCTACGGCGACGGCCGAGGCGGGCGGGGACTGAGCCTCCGGGTCCACCGGACCAAGGCCGGCCGCATCAGCAAGACGTGGCGCCAGCGGCTTCGGATCGAGGGACGGCTCACCTCGGTCGGGCTCGGGCCGTATCCCGAAATCACGCTCGCCGAGGCGCGCCGCAAGGCGCTGGACAACAGCCGGGCGGTCCGCCACGGCGGCGATCCGCGCGGGCACGGCGTCCCCACGTTCGCCGAGGCGGTCGAACGCACCATCGAGCTGCACCGCGACGGCTGGAAGGCAGGGGGCACGGTGGCCGAGGAGTGGGCCGCGACGTTCCGCGTCCACGCCGTGCCCCTGCTTGACAAGCCTGTGGACCGGATCACGAGCGCGGACGTGCTGGCGTGCCTCGCGCCGATCTGGGCATCGAAGCCCGCCGCCGCCCGGAGGGCCAAGCGCCGGTTCTCCGCGGTCTTCCGCTGGTGCGTTGGGAAGAATCTCCGCCCGGACGACCCGGTGGACCGGGCGGTCGCGGCGCTGCCGAGGGCGAACGGCTATGCGCCCACCCATTATCGCGCCCTGCCGCATCGGGAGGTTGCGGCCGCGCTCCGGGTGATTCGCGGGGTGAAGTACATCCACCCGTCGGCGATGCCGTGCGTCGAGATGATCGCGTTGACGGCGGTGCGGGCCGGAGAGGCGCGCGGGGCGCGGTGGGACGAGATCGACCTGGAGGCGGGCGTGTGGACGATCCCGGCGTCGAGGATGAAGGCCGGTCGCGAGTTCTCCGTTCCGTTGAGCACGGGCGCGCTCGGCGTCCTTGAGCGGGCGCTTGCCTTGGCTCCGGACTCGTCGCTGGTGTTTCCGTCGCGGACCGGCGCGGTGTTGCCGAGGAACGCGCCGGGGCGTGTGCTTCGACGGGCCGGGGTCGCCGCGACGGTTCACGGGTTCCGGTCGAGCGCGCGGTCGTGGATGGCCGAGACAGGCGTCCCGGCGGAGGTCGCGGAGGCCTGCCTCGCCCACGTCCCGAGGAGCCTGGTCGTTCGGGCGTACCAGCGCTCCGACCTGTTGGAGCGCCGCGCCGAGGTCATGCAGGCGTGGAGCGAGTACGTCACGCACCAACAGGGAGCCGCCCGGAGCCGATTTGACCCCGAGACGGGGCTCGGAGGCCGTTTCGGAGGCATTTCGGGGAATCTGCGGGCCGCAGGATCGCGTCAGATCGACGATCTCGGGTCTCCGAAGGGTAGAGGCAGGGCGGAAAACGGCGGCGCGACAGAAGCCGCCGCCGTCGCCGAGGAGTAA